The following are encoded in a window of Bos indicus x Bos taurus breed Angus x Brahman F1 hybrid chromosome 4, Bos_hybrid_MaternalHap_v2.0, whole genome shotgun sequence genomic DNA:
- the LOC113891425 gene encoding small nuclear ribonucleoprotein-associated protein B'-like, giving the protein MSALPRAGPAHSARSAGRAGASAGARGQGRGAEAGAERSPHVQGRRPAPQGAVGARRALRRGDERDRRPVWGRGRRGETERKEVPAPAGADRWLRREGRLRWLRGCRCFRFWCAATGRCRSLPPPLRSAPGPSAPPPPGRPPLPPPSSCSHGGSRGAPPLHRGACADWRDGAPPDANQKAAPPPARGPRTLDLTKKQIQEIFLLKFAETTHNNTFGPGAAYKCTVQWWLKKFCRLDKSLKINIVAAHGKLRITN; this is encoded by the exons ATGTCCGCCCTGCCCCGGGCCGGGCCCGCGCACAGTGCCCGGAGCGCCGGGAGGGCGGGAGCGAGCGCGGGAGCGAGAGGGCAGGGCCGAGGCGCGGAGGCCGGCGCAGAAAGAAGCCCGCACGTCCAGGGCCGCCGCCCGGCGCCCCAGGGGGCGGTCGGCGCCCGCCGCGCTCTTCGAAGGGGTGACGAGCGAGATCGACGGCCTGTCTGGGGACGCGGGAGACGAGGAGAGACGGAGAGGAAGGAGGTCCCGGCTCCCGCGGGCGCCGATCGCTGGCTCCGGCGGGAGGGGCGGCTCAGGTGGCTGCGCGGCTGCCGCTGCTTTCGGTTCTGGTGCGCCGCGACGGGCCGCTGCCGCTCTCTGCCGCCGCCGCTGCGCTCTGCGCCCGGGCCCTCGGCACCGCCTCCTCCCGGGCGGCCGCCGCTACCGCCGCCATCCTCCTGCTCCCACGGCGGCTCGCGG GGCGCGCCCCCTCTCCACCGCGGGGCCTGCGCTGATTGGAGGGACGGAGCTCCTCCGGACGCCAACCAGAAGGCGGCCCCTCCTCCTGCACGTGGCCCTCGGACGCTGGACCTGACG aaaaagcaaattcaagagaTTTTCCTACTCAAGTTtgcagagacaactcacaacaacacatttggcccaggagctGCTTacaaatgtacagtgcagtggtggttgaAGAAGTTTTGCAGACTAGATAAAAGCCTGAAGATAAACATAGTGGCTGCCCATGGAAAGTTGAGAATAACCAATTGA